The following are encoded in a window of Acinonyx jubatus isolate Ajub_Pintada_27869175 chromosome D4, VMU_Ajub_asm_v1.0, whole genome shotgun sequence genomic DNA:
- the TPD52L3 gene encoding tumor protein D55: protein MDASLPESHSASQGSDSAGLDFDSVGQDYFSPGYKYDSLYQELDLDSLHEDLHFQSMPGTMTTETLASTHESHPTAELEDLTEAEGKELKSELTKLDGKIVTLRHALEVKKRHCMELNRKLGLITLVGLRQNLSKSWHDVQVSNVDMKQKMSAALSTMGSAICRKLGDMKKSATFRSFEGLMGTIKSRVAGGRQLGSVYLPSSAVIGMIHSQLQGGETIRSYFPRVGVIQFTEVELFWFQGVETIWLQAVGMTCFLFWSQYEPLGNLAWPPNQCKNSLSSSQL from the coding sequence ATGGATGCATCGCTCCCAGAGTCCCACTCTGCAAGCCAAGGGTCGGACTCTGCAGGTTTAGATTTCGACTCTGTTGGCCAAGATTATTTCTCCCCTGGCTACAAGTATGACTCTCTCTACCAAGAATTGGACCTGGACTCTCTTCATGAAGATCTTCATTTCCAGTCCATGCCAGGAACCATGACAACAGAGACCTTGGCAAGCACACATGAATCCCACCCAACTGCTGAACTAGAGGATCTCACAGAGGCTGAAGGAAAGGAGCTCAAATCTGAGCTCACTAAATTAGATGGGAAAATTGTAACCTTACGCCATGCCCTGGAAGTGAAAAAAAGACATTGTATGGAGCTCAACAGAAAGCTGGGCCTCATAACCTTGGTGGGGCTGAGGCAGAATCTGTCCAAAAGCTGGCACGATGTTCAAGTCTCCAATGTCGACATGAAACAAAAGATGTCAGCTGCCCTGTCCACCATGGGCTCTGCCATCTGCAGGAAGCTTGGAGACATGAAGAAGTCAGCCACATTCAGATCGTTTGAAGGTCTGATGGGGACAATCAAGTCTAGAGTGGCAGGTGGCAGACAGCTTGGCAGTGTCTACCTTCCTTCTTCAGCTGTAATAGGGATGATCCATTCCCAGCTTCAGGGAGGAGAGACGATCCGCTCCTACTTTCCAAGAGTGGGAGTGATCCAGTTTACTGAAGTGGAGTTGTTCTGGTTCCAAGGAGTGGAGACGATCTGGTTGCAAGCAGTGGGCATGACCTGCTTCCTTTTCTGGAGCCAGTATGAACCCCTTGGTAATCTTGCCTGGCCACCTAACCAGTGCAAGAACTCCCTTTCCTCATCACAGTTGTGA